The following coding sequences are from one Epilithonimonas vandammei window:
- the argC gene encoding N-acetyl-gamma-glutamyl-phosphate reductase: MKKSVGIIGANGYTGSELVRLLAFHPNVEIKLLYSRSKAGVKISDLYPDLDSVCDLVLENTLRPVDILFLCLPHTESAKWLAERPADDEVLIIDLGNDFRLSTHFGSRDFVYGLPEIHFDQIKKANSIANPGCFATAIQLGLLPLAKENLLKDIYTTGITGSTGAGQSLQATTHFTWRNDNISAYKTLNHQHVDEVVKQLNLLNKNEVELNFVPWRGDFSRGIFTTSVVKTDLSLEAVYDLYEQFYKNSPFVKISKKAIDMKQVVNTNFCTIQIEKKGNKIAIHSAIDNLLKGASGQAVQNMNIANGWAQDLGLNLKPLAF, encoded by the coding sequence ATGAAAAAATCAGTCGGAATCATCGGAGCCAACGGTTACACAGGAAGCGAACTTGTTCGATTGCTGGCTTTTCATCCAAACGTCGAAATCAAGTTGTTGTACAGCAGATCCAAGGCTGGCGTTAAGATTTCGGATTTGTATCCGGATTTAGATTCCGTTTGTGATTTGGTTTTAGAAAATACATTGCGTCCGGTTGATATTCTTTTTCTTTGCTTGCCTCACACAGAAAGTGCAAAATGGCTTGCAGAAAGACCAGCAGACGATGAGGTTTTAATAATAGATTTAGGAAACGATTTCCGACTTTCTACCCATTTTGGAAGCAGAGATTTTGTTTATGGTTTGCCAGAGATTCATTTCGATCAAATCAAAAAGGCTAATAGCATTGCTAATCCGGGGTGCTTTGCGACGGCAATTCAGTTAGGTTTGTTGCCGTTGGCGAAAGAAAATCTGTTGAAAGACATTTATACAACTGGAATCACAGGTTCAACGGGAGCCGGTCAATCTTTGCAAGCGACAACGCATTTCACTTGGCGAAATGATAATATTTCGGCATACAAAACTTTGAATCATCAGCACGTAGACGAGGTTGTTAAGCAACTTAATCTACTTAATAAAAACGAAGTGGAGCTTAATTTTGTTCCTTGGCGGGGCGATTTTTCCAGAGGAATTTTTACGACATCAGTTGTCAAAACAGATTTGAGTTTGGAAGCGGTTTATGATTTATATGAGCAATTTTATAAAAACTCACCATTTGTCAAGATTTCTAAAAAAGCAATCGATATGAAACAAGTTGTAAATACCAATTTTTGTACAATTCAAATAGAAAAGAAAGGAAATAAAATAGCAATCCATTCCGCAATTGATAACCTTTTGAAAGGTGCATCCGGACAAGCTGTTCAAAATATGAATATCGCAAATGGATGGGCGCAAGATTTAGGATTAAATCTAAAACCTTTAGCATTCTAA
- a CDS encoding MFS transporter, with the protein MSDSHHVQYENLSDKQKNRTIWSVIMASSLGTLIEWYDFYIFGSLAIVLATKFFPADNPTAAFLSTLATFAAGFVVRPFGALFFGRLGDLIGRKYTFLVTLLIMGFSTFLIGCIPSYETIGFMAPVLVLILRLLQGLALGGEYGGAATYVAEYAQPDRRGYWTSWIQTTATAGLFISLIVILITKTSLSTEEFDNWGWRVPFWISILMVIVSYFIRKNMKESPLFAKAKSEGKTSTNPLKESFGNRFNFKFVLLALFGATMGQGVIWYTGQFYAMSFIQKVMNIDTTQVDSLMAIGLFLGTPFFVFFGWLSDKVGRKAVMMTGMLIAILAYRPIYSAMFNSVDVAKKEVSADGITEKRTVKVHDKIAADSLITFHKEIAYTDGTLMKRDSIIHWSAAGPVMKDGKIEEPKVTKSVKINDDTKWYLVFLVFIQVIFVTMVYGPIAAFLVEMFPVRIRYTSMSLPYHIGNGVFGGLLPAVATYLVTTGKDAGHEGWYLEGLWYPIGVAAVCLVIGMIYIKNKNQNIHD; encoded by the coding sequence ATGAGCGATTCACATCACGTACAGTACGAGAACCTGAGCGACAAGCAAAAAAACCGCACCATTTGGAGCGTGATTATGGCTTCATCTCTCGGCACCCTTATCGAATGGTATGACTTCTACATTTTCGGAAGTCTGGCAATTGTCCTAGCCACAAAATTTTTTCCGGCAGATAATCCAACAGCAGCTTTCCTATCAACTTTAGCAACATTTGCGGCAGGTTTTGTAGTAAGACCTTTCGGCGCATTATTCTTTGGGAGATTGGGAGATCTGATCGGCAGAAAGTACACATTTCTGGTCACACTTCTGATTATGGGATTTTCCACATTCCTTATTGGATGTATCCCAAGCTATGAAACCATCGGTTTTATGGCTCCTGTATTAGTTTTAATCCTGAGACTTTTACAAGGTCTTGCTCTGGGAGGCGAATATGGCGGTGCGGCAACTTATGTGGCAGAATATGCACAGCCTGACAGACGTGGCTATTGGACTTCTTGGATCCAAACGACAGCAACAGCAGGTTTGTTCATCTCACTAATCGTTATCCTGATTACAAAAACATCACTTTCTACAGAGGAGTTTGATAACTGGGGATGGAGAGTTCCGTTCTGGATTTCAATTCTGATGGTTATCGTTTCCTATTTCATCAGAAAGAATATGAAGGAATCGCCACTTTTTGCAAAAGCGAAAAGCGAAGGAAAAACATCAACCAATCCATTGAAAGAAAGCTTTGGGAACAGATTCAATTTCAAATTTGTATTGCTTGCACTTTTTGGAGCTACGATGGGACAAGGTGTCATCTGGTACACAGGACAGTTCTACGCCATGAGTTTTATACAAAAAGTAATGAACATAGACACGACCCAAGTAGATTCCCTGATGGCTATCGGATTATTCCTGGGAACGCCATTTTTTGTTTTCTTCGGCTGGCTGTCTGATAAAGTCGGAAGGAAAGCCGTGATGATGACGGGAATGCTCATTGCCATTTTAGCTTACAGACCTATTTACAGTGCGATGTTCAATTCTGTGGACGTTGCTAAAAAAGAAGTTTCTGCTGATGGAATTACAGAAAAGAGAACCGTGAAAGTTCACGACAAAATTGCTGCGGACAGCCTGATCACTTTCCATAAAGAAATTGCTTACACAGATGGAACTCTAATGAAAAGAGACAGCATCATCCATTGGTCAGCAGCCGGACCTGTGATGAAAGATGGAAAAATTGAGGAACCTAAAGTTACAAAATCAGTCAAAATCAACGATGACACCAAATGGTATTTAGTATTTCTGGTATTCATTCAGGTCATTTTTGTAACAATGGTTTATGGTCCGATTGCAGCATTTTTGGTAGAAATGTTTCCTGTGAGAATCCGATACACCTCTATGTCACTGCCTTATCACATTGGAAATGGTGTTTTCGGTGGATTATTACCGGCGGTTGCAACGTATCTGGTAACTACAGGGAAAGATGCCGGGCACGAAGGCTGGTATCTGGAAGGTTTATGGTATCCGATTGGTGTAGCTGCGGTCTGTCTTGTGATTGGTATGATTTACATCAAAAACAAAAATCAGAATATCCACGATTAG
- a CDS encoding Rossmann-fold NAD(P)-binding domain-containing protein: protein MKNFTSVYDIDNLQNIIAKALKIKENPLENPTKGKGKTIGLVFLNSSLRTRLSSQIAAQNLGLNVLVLNAAQEAWNLEFADGTVMNGDTVEHIKDAIEVLNQYCDIIAVRCFAGMKNKEDDVNESILSQFLKHAKVPVVSLESATRHPLQSLADCITITENWPFDKLKINRKPKVVLTWAPHIKPIAQAVGNSFTEWMQQMDVDFVITNPEGYDLDKNFTKETPVIHNQEQALKDADFIYVKNWSSFDDYANMPKVEGDWMLTNEKLEVTNQAKVMHCLPVRRNLELSDEVMDGKNSIIYQQAKNRIFSAQAVFSEILDELNKC from the coding sequence ATGAAAAATTTCACTTCGGTTTACGATATAGATAATTTGCAAAATATCATTGCAAAAGCTTTAAAAATAAAAGAAAATCCGTTAGAAAATCCAACCAAAGGAAAAGGAAAGACAATTGGTTTGGTTTTCCTTAATTCTAGTCTTAGAACTAGATTAAGTTCACAAATCGCGGCTCAGAATTTAGGACTGAATGTTTTAGTTCTCAACGCCGCTCAGGAAGCTTGGAATTTAGAATTCGCTGACGGAACTGTGATGAATGGCGACACGGTCGAACATATCAAAGATGCAATAGAGGTTCTGAATCAATATTGCGATATCATTGCCGTACGATGTTTTGCCGGAATGAAAAACAAAGAAGACGATGTGAACGAAAGTATTCTCAGTCAATTCCTAAAACACGCCAAAGTTCCAGTTGTTTCGCTAGAATCTGCGACACGACATCCGTTACAAAGTTTGGCGGATTGCATCACGATTACAGAAAACTGGCCTTTCGACAAGCTCAAGATTAATAGAAAACCAAAAGTTGTTTTGACTTGGGCGCCACATATCAAACCGATTGCGCAGGCTGTTGGAAATTCTTTTACAGAATGGATGCAACAAATGGATGTTGATTTTGTGATTACCAATCCGGAAGGTTATGATTTGGATAAAAATTTCACAAAAGAAACACCTGTGATTCACAATCAGGAACAAGCGTTGAAAGATGCAGATTTTATTTATGTGAAAAACTGGTCTTCGTTTGATGATTACGCAAATATGCCAAAAGTTGAGGGCGATTGGATGTTAACCAATGAAAAATTAGAAGTCACCAATCAAGCGAAAGTAATGCATTGTCTTCCGGTTCGTAGAAATCTCGAATTGAGTGATGAAGTAATGGATGGCAAAAACTCAATCATTTATCAGCAAGCAAAAAACAGAATCTTTTCTGCTCAGGCGGTTTTCAGCGAAATTTTGGATGAATTAAATAAGTGTTAA
- a CDS encoding argininosuccinate synthase codes for MSKKVVLAFSGGLDTSYCAKYLSETLGYEVHAVTINTGGFDKEDEVSLKEKAEKLGVASYRFVDASEKYYNDCVKNLIFGNVLKNNTYPLSVSAERTIQAQTIAEVALEIGADAIAHGSTGAGNDQVRFDLIFQVMCPKIEIITPIRDLSLSREDEIQFLKNHNYEMDFDKAKYSINKGLWGTSVGGKETLTSQNYLPEEAFPSQIEKTEPSQLEIEFKNGELFSVNGETFSHPVLAIQKIEELASPYGIGRDIHVGDTIVGIKGRVGFEAAAASIIIKAHHLLEKHTLSKYQQTIKSQLSDWYGNWLHEALFLDPVMRNIESFLQDSQKTVNGKVFITLHPYRFILNGIESDNDLMSSKFGSYGEENLAWSGEDVKGFTKILSNSLNIYHQVNKLN; via the coding sequence ATGAGTAAGAAAGTAGTTTTGGCATTTAGCGGCGGTTTAGATACGTCATATTGCGCAAAATATCTGAGTGAAACTTTGGGTTACGAAGTTCACGCAGTCACGATTAATACAGGAGGTTTTGATAAGGAAGATGAGGTTTCGCTTAAAGAAAAAGCGGAAAAATTAGGCGTGGCTTCTTATAGGTTTGTTGATGCTTCGGAGAAATATTATAATGATTGTGTTAAAAATTTGATTTTTGGTAACGTTCTGAAAAACAATACTTATCCGTTGTCTGTAAGCGCAGAAAGAACGATTCAGGCGCAGACGATTGCGGAAGTGGCTTTGGAAATCGGAGCAGATGCGATTGCGCACGGAAGCACAGGCGCGGGAAATGACCAAGTTCGTTTTGATTTGATTTTCCAAGTAATGTGTCCGAAAATCGAAATCATTACACCAATTCGTGATTTGAGCTTGTCGCGTGAAGACGAGATTCAATTCCTGAAAAATCACAATTATGAAATGGATTTCGATAAAGCAAAATATTCTATTAATAAAGGACTTTGGGGAACTTCTGTTGGAGGAAAAGAAACTTTGACTTCGCAGAATTATCTTCCAGAAGAAGCGTTTCCATCGCAAATTGAGAAAACAGAACCTTCTCAATTGGAAATTGAATTTAAAAATGGAGAGCTATTTTCTGTGAACGGCGAGACGTTTTCGCATCCGGTTTTGGCGATTCAGAAGATTGAGGAATTGGCTTCACCTTACGGAATCGGTCGTGATATCCACGTTGGTGACACAATTGTAGGTATCAAAGGTCGTGTTGGTTTCGAGGCTGCGGCGGCCTCAATCATCATCAAAGCACATCATTTGCTGGAGAAACATACCTTGTCAAAATATCAGCAGACAATAAAATCGCAATTGTCAGATTGGTACGGAAACTGGCTTCACGAAGCACTTTTCCTTGACCCAGTGATGAGGAATATCGAATCGTTTTTACAGGATTCTCAGAAAACGGTTAATGGAAAGGTATTCATCACGCTTCATCCGTATCGTTTCATTTTGAACGGAATCGAGTCTGACAACGATTTGATGTCTTCAAAATTCGGAAGTTATGGCGAAGAAAATCTGGCGTGGAGCGGGGAAGATGTGAAAGGTTTTACCAAAATCCTCAGCAACTCGCTCAACATCTATCATCAGGTAAATAAACTGAATTAG
- a CDS encoding GNAT family N-acetyltransferase, translating into MKLEVSSEKHLVYVEEIRNEMEDSAKKRGTGIAKRSSEYLSKKISEGNSIIAIDENGTWAGFCYIETWTNGEYVANSGLIVSPQFRNRGLATQIKERIFQLSREKYPNAKIFGLTTGLAVMKINSSLGYKPVIYSELTQDEQFWNGCKNCVNYEILMMKERKNCLCTAMLFVPENLNKEKKKNFESINNNNE; encoded by the coding sequence ATGAAATTAGAAGTTTCTTCAGAGAAACATTTGGTTTATGTAGAAGAAATCAGAAACGAAATGGAGGATTCCGCGAAAAAACGCGGAACAGGTATCGCAAAACGTTCTTCAGAATATCTGAGCAAAAAAATCTCGGAAGGTAATTCCATTATTGCAATTGACGAAAATGGAACTTGGGCAGGCTTCTGTTATATAGAAACCTGGACAAATGGAGAGTATGTGGCCAATTCCGGATTGATAGTTTCGCCTCAATTTAGAAATAGGGGTTTGGCGACTCAGATTAAAGAAAGGATTTTCCAATTATCACGAGAGAAATATCCGAATGCCAAGATTTTCGGATTGACAACTGGATTAGCGGTAATGAAAATCAACAGCAGTTTAGGTTATAAACCGGTAATCTATTCTGAACTGACTCAGGACGAACAATTCTGGAACGGTTGTAAAAACTGTGTGAATTATGAAATTCTGATGATGAAAGAACGTAAAAATTGCCTTTGCACAGCAATGCTTTTCGTTCCCGAAAATCTGAATAAAGAGAAAAAGAAAAATTTTGAATCAATAAATAACAACAATGAGTAA
- a CDS encoding aspartate aminotransferase family protein, translating to MNLFNVYPLFNVNPVKAQGSFLWDENGQQYLDFYGGHAVISIGHNHPHYVEKLKNQLEKISFYSNSVENKIQEELAEKLGKLSGYEDYSLFLCNSGAEANENALKLASFHNNKKKVVYFSESFHGRTSAAVAVTDNPKIVAPVNESENFIKCEFNNSEELDKIFAENQNEISAVIVEGIQGVGGINLLTEDFILTIEKLCKENDAVLILDEVQSGYGRSGKFFAHQEFDIKPDLITVAKGMGNGFPIGGVLISPKFQASYGLLGTTFGGNHLACVAGLAVLEVIENENLIENSEKIGAYIEEKIKHFPHIKNIKRRGLMIGIELDQACADVRKELLFEHCIFTGNANDKNVLRILPALNISEKESDLFINALEKTLKAIDKKEIVEFK from the coding sequence ATGAATTTATTCAACGTATATCCACTCTTCAACGTCAATCCGGTAAAAGCTCAAGGTTCTTTTCTTTGGGACGAAAACGGACAGCAATACCTCGATTTTTATGGCGGTCACGCTGTGATTTCCATTGGTCACAATCATCCGCATTATGTTGAGAAATTGAAAAATCAATTGGAAAAAATCAGTTTTTATTCCAATTCTGTGGAAAACAAAATTCAGGAAGAATTAGCTGAAAAATTAGGGAAATTATCAGGCTACGAAGATTATTCATTGTTCCTGTGCAATTCCGGAGCGGAAGCGAATGAAAATGCTCTGAAACTAGCTTCATTTCATAATAATAAAAAGAAAGTCGTTTATTTTTCCGAATCTTTCCACGGAAGAACTTCGGCGGCGGTTGCGGTAACAGATAATCCAAAAATTGTTGCACCAGTTAATGAATCGGAGAATTTCATCAAATGCGAATTCAATAATTCAGAAGAATTGGATAAGATTTTTGCGGAAAATCAAAACGAAATTTCAGCAGTGATTGTCGAAGGAATTCAAGGTGTTGGCGGAATTAATTTGTTGACTGAAGATTTCATTTTAACGATTGAAAAATTGTGTAAAGAAAACGATGCAGTTTTGATTTTAGACGAAGTTCAGTCTGGTTATGGACGTTCCGGGAAATTCTTTGCCCATCAGGAATTCGATATCAAACCGGATTTGATTACGGTTGCAAAAGGAATGGGCAATGGTTTTCCGATTGGTGGTGTTTTGATTAGTCCAAAATTCCAAGCGAGTTACGGATTGTTGGGAACAACGTTTGGCGGAAATCATTTGGCTTGTGTTGCTGGATTAGCCGTTTTAGAAGTTATTGAAAATGAAAATTTAATTGAAAATTCAGAGAAAATTGGAGCTTACATCGAAGAAAAAATTAAACATTTTCCTCACATTAAAAATATTAAAAGACGTGGTTTGATGATTGGGATTGAGCTCGACCAAGCTTGCGCAGATGTCAGAAAAGAATTGTTGTTTGAACATTGTATTTTCACTGGAAATGCTAATGATAAAAATGTTCTGCGGATTTTACCGGCGCTCAACATTTCGGAAAAAGAATCCGACTTATTCATCAATGCTTTAGAAAAAACTTTGAAAGCTATTGATAAAAAAGAAATTGTAGAATTTAAATAA
- a CDS encoding porin produces the protein MKKILTFIGLALLSSTLYSQGSPDYGSGLKLNLNPEGDKYVRFILWNQIWLRNTEMNPGTMVSDEATKNTWNIGNRRLRALAYAQITKRYMVLMHFGINNQTFINGGGSGSTGTGGYGNGKKPQMFFHDAWNEYAVVLPGEAGKFSLSLGAGLHYYMGLSRMTMASTLNFLTVDSPIFTWPLIDNSDQFARQMGLFAKGKYGKFEYRFSLNKPFATNIAPVDVTNPAARVAVDNNGNPEFSKAGYVEYQFLDSESNLLPFKVGSYLGTKRVFNLGAGFYHQKDGTRTSVNSQIEKHDIALYAIDAFADLPLGNAKNKMALSAYAGFYNYNFGPNYLRNLGIMNVGSNDPNFIGDKAIAGAGNLQPTIGSGNIYYVQAGLLLPSNADKPKIRIQPFAAYTNKNFKALENSSSQFDVGANWFIDGHHAKLTTQYSTRPTYTSASAEPKSKGEFILQFQIYL, from the coding sequence ATGAAGAAAATTCTCACTTTTATAGGATTAGCGCTTTTAAGCTCTACCCTATATTCGCAAGGTTCGCCTGATTATGGAAGTGGATTAAAATTAAATCTGAATCCTGAAGGCGACAAGTATGTAAGATTTATTCTTTGGAACCAGATCTGGTTAAGAAATACGGAAATGAATCCCGGAACGATGGTTTCTGACGAAGCCACCAAAAATACATGGAACATAGGAAACCGACGTCTGAGAGCACTTGCTTATGCACAAATTACCAAAAGATATATGGTTTTGATGCATTTCGGAATTAATAATCAAACTTTTATCAACGGCGGTGGTTCAGGCTCTACTGGAACCGGAGGTTATGGAAACGGTAAAAAACCTCAAATGTTTTTTCACGATGCCTGGAACGAATATGCAGTGGTTTTACCCGGAGAAGCAGGAAAATTCAGTTTGAGTTTGGGAGCAGGTCTTCATTATTATATGGGACTTTCCAGAATGACGATGGCTTCTACGCTTAATTTCCTGACTGTTGATTCGCCGATTTTCACTTGGCCTTTGATTGACAATTCTGACCAATTTGCAAGACAAATGGGACTATTTGCCAAAGGAAAATATGGCAAATTCGAATATCGATTCAGTTTAAACAAACCTTTTGCAACCAATATTGCACCTGTTGATGTTACAAATCCAGCAGCGAGAGTTGCAGTTGACAACAATGGAAATCCAGAATTCTCAAAAGCAGGATATGTGGAATATCAATTCCTTGATTCGGAATCTAATCTTCTGCCTTTCAAAGTTGGTTCTTACTTGGGAACTAAAAGAGTTTTCAATTTAGGAGCTGGTTTTTATCATCAGAAAGATGGAACGAGAACTTCTGTTAATTCCCAAATCGAGAAACACGACATCGCACTTTATGCGATTGATGCTTTTGCAGATTTACCTTTAGGAAATGCAAAAAACAAAATGGCACTTTCCGCTTACGCAGGTTTTTACAATTACAATTTCGGCCCGAATTATCTGAGAAATCTCGGAATAATGAACGTTGGTTCCAACGACCCCAATTTCATTGGAGACAAAGCCATTGCAGGCGCAGGAAATCTTCAACCAACGATTGGAAGCGGAAACATATACTATGTTCAAGCAGGTTTACTTTTACCAAGTAATGCTGATAAACCGAAAATCAGGATTCAGCCTTTTGCAGCTTATACGAATAAAAACTTCAAAGCTTTGGAAAATTCTTCTTCACAATTTGATGTTGGAGCGAATTGGTTTATCGACGGTCATCACGCAAAATTGACGACTCAATATTCGACAAGACCAACTTATACAAGCGCTTCTGCTGAACCAAAATCTAAAGGCGAATTCATTCTTCAATTCCAGATTTATTTATAA
- a CDS encoding IS110 family RNA-guided transposase, producing MVNLEKKVVGIDVSSKFLTISFKNAQNQEIVMNIGNLKKDILSCLKKLDQKDYKIVVEATGSYSSKILYYAYSKGFDVYQVNPLTIKKYAEVRNLISKTDDEDAKLIRDFGEKMEICPFEPKKENLEFLEQELNLLQDLEQEKARFSLKLKSLRQKARLNKEVVKHYETLINNLQKEIEKLLKRLPKLEDEELQENKTLLKSINGIGEKTSLLLLVATNHFKSFEHSKSVSKYFGVAPRMYHSGNKKITIGKCRTTKEYIRSVLFICSWSAVKCNPQCKALYERILEKGKCKKLALIAVCNKLLRQAFGIIKSKNKYQLDFAK from the coding sequence ATGGTAAATTTAGAAAAGAAAGTAGTAGGAATTGACGTAAGCTCAAAGTTTTTGACCATAAGTTTCAAAAACGCACAAAACCAAGAAATCGTAATGAATATTGGCAATTTGAAAAAAGATATTTTAAGCTGTCTGAAAAAGTTAGACCAAAAGGATTATAAAATTGTAGTAGAAGCCACCGGTTCTTACAGTAGCAAAATCCTTTACTATGCTTATTCAAAGGGATTTGATGTTTATCAGGTAAATCCTTTGACGATTAAAAAATATGCAGAAGTAAGAAACTTAATCAGTAAAACTGATGATGAAGATGCTAAATTAATCCGGGATTTTGGAGAGAAAATGGAAATTTGTCCTTTTGAACCCAAAAAAGAGAATCTTGAATTTTTAGAACAGGAACTCAATCTTTTGCAGGATTTGGAACAGGAGAAAGCGAGATTTTCATTAAAATTAAAATCTCTGCGCCAAAAAGCAAGACTCAATAAAGAGGTGGTAAAACATTATGAAACATTGATTAATAATTTGCAAAAAGAGATAGAAAAACTTTTGAAACGATTGCCAAAACTGGAAGATGAGGAATTGCAAGAGAATAAAACTCTGCTCAAGAGCATTAATGGAATTGGAGAGAAAACCTCGCTCTTATTGCTGGTTGCAACGAACCATTTCAAGAGTTTTGAACACTCAAAATCGGTAAGTAAATACTTTGGAGTTGCTCCAAGAATGTATCATTCCGGAAACAAAAAAATAACAATCGGCAAATGTCGAACAACCAAAGAATATATCCGAAGTGTCTTATTCATCTGCTCTTGGAGTGCGGTAAAATGCAATCCGCAATGCAAAGCCTTATATGAAAGGATTTTGGAAAAAGGGAAATGTAAAAAATTAGCTTTAATAGCAGTTTGCAACAAACTGCTACGACAAGCCTTTGGAATAATAAAATCTAAAAACAAATATCAACTGGATTTTGCAAAATAA
- a CDS encoding IS1/IS1595 family N-terminal zinc-binding domain-containing protein: MENQCPKCNNQNVAKSGIIKGKQRFFCKNCNYNFTVKKLGKQIDDYYVTKALQLYLEGLSYREIERIIGVSHVSISSWIKKYNITRPPHSEFHPVYKVLKQNELIEYISQENNLENSGLIITQFADKYMLIKWQRFKK, encoded by the coding sequence ATGGAAAATCAATGTCCTAAATGCAATAATCAAAACGTGGCAAAAAGCGGAATTATCAAAGGAAAACAAAGATTTTTCTGTAAGAATTGTAACTATAATTTTACAGTTAAAAAATTAGGAAAACAGATTGATGACTATTATGTCACCAAAGCTTTACAACTGTACCTGGAAGGGTTAAGCTATCGAGAAATCGAAAGAATTATCGGTGTTTCTCACGTAAGTATCAGCTCTTGGATTAAGAAATACAATATCACAAGACCGCCACATTCAGAATTCCATCCCGTGTATAAGGTTTTGAAACAAAACGAATTAATAGAATATATCTCTCAAGAAAACAATCTTGAAAATTCTGGGTTAATTATCACACAATTTGCTGATAAATATATGTTGATTAAATGGCAAAGGTTTAAAAAATAG
- the argB gene encoding acetylglutamate kinase: MQKLHIIKIGGTLIDDKKALKAFLAQFSEIEGAKILIHGGGKIAETLAEKLKIRQTMIDGRRITNKKTLKIVTMVYAGRINKNLVAKLQSFDCNAIGFSGADGNVIKAEKRHHPEVDFGFVGDIGEKSINHELIINMINLGLVPVFSAITHDKKGNLFNTNADTIAGTIAQALSKHFDTELLFCFDKNGVLENIEDENSNLKTINKQEFSELKSEGKLHKGILPKLENAFRAKENGVQKVALIKEEKLSDQINRGNEGTEICL, encoded by the coding sequence ATGCAAAAACTACACATCATAAAAATCGGCGGAACTCTTATCGATGACAAAAAAGCATTGAAAGCTTTTCTTGCTCAATTTTCTGAAATCGAAGGCGCTAAAATCCTGATTCACGGCGGTGGAAAGATAGCTGAAACTTTAGCTGAAAAGTTAAAAATAAGGCAAACAATGATTGATGGACGACGAATCACGAATAAGAAAACGTTGAAAATCGTAACAATGGTTTATGCAGGTAGAATCAATAAAAATTTGGTGGCAAAACTTCAGAGTTTCGACTGCAATGCGATTGGATTTTCCGGAGCGGATGGTAACGTTATCAAAGCCGAAAAAAGACATCATCCGGAAGTTGATTTTGGATTTGTTGGCGACATAGGCGAAAAAAGTATCAATCACGAATTGATTATAAATATGATAAATCTGGGTTTGGTTCCGGTGTTTTCTGCAATCACTCACGATAAAAAAGGAAATCTGTTCAACACCAACGCAGACACGATTGCCGGAACTATCGCTCAGGCTTTATCAAAACATTTCGATACAGAATTGTTGTTCTGTTTCGATAAAAACGGGGTTTTAGAAAATATTGAGGACGAAAATTCAAATTTGAAAACAATCAATAAACAAGAATTTTCTGAACTAAAATCCGAAGGAAAACTCCATAAAGGGATTTTGCCAAAACTTGAAAATGCTTTCCGAGCCAAAGAAAATGGCGTTCAGAAAGTGGCTTTAATCAAAGAAGAAAAATTATCAGATCAAATAAATCGAGGAAATGAAGGAACTGAAATCTGTCTTTAG